The window CGTTAGTTATCAAGCAATTCTTATGCTAATTATATATGCATGTGTAACATCTTTTTGGCTGATTACATattgaaaatgaaattgtttCTCACTATAATGTacggacactgacacggacacgggacacAATACAACACAGAATACGCAGACACACGAATTTGAAAATCTTACAAGATACGTGAACACAGCATATATAtagaatataaagtattttttagataaattataataaatttttgatattttattgctgttaaaatataaaataattttttaactattttttatgtctttttttaattatataaaagtatctaaaatattttttgttttaataaataataatatatattatttctaaattcatttcaacaatataagttaaaaataagGCTGGACACGcagacacgtgatggtatttaggtgtgtccaagtgtgtctggaaaatttttttttattttttattaagatacgatTGAACACGGCAGACACACGTGTCGGACGAGTATCGcgtccgaaatgtgtccgacacgcggaTACGGCAACTCAACGAAGTGTCCGTACTTCATAGATTTCTCATTAGGTGGTTATCAAGTGGATTTGAGAATCAATCTTCAATGTAATCATGTTCATATTTATTTCATTCTTTTTAGGGTTTAGCATcgatattcaaattttattataaagaaattaattaattcaatCCGAATAAGTATCCCATTATATGTATAAATGACTTGGTGAATAGATAGAATGACTTGATCATTAGATAgaataagttatttaatttgattcatattttttGCCTTTTGGTTATAAATAACCTTTTTGGATGAATATGAGTAAAGGTTTGAAAATCGAATCCGTTATTAAATTAGTAGAGTTAGAGattcaaaaagtaaataaaaatataactaggATTAAATCGAATATAATGAAatgatatatttatgtataaaattatattttttaaaaattgtgtgtaatttattattttaattagattAACCGCTAAAAAATCATACCGGTTCAATCGATTAattgtttttttggtttttgactGATTTATTGCTAAACGATTTATACCTTAAAATAAACTAATCTTTTAACTTAAAATAAACTAATCTGTTAACTGAATTAAACCAGTTAATTCAGTCTGATTTTcagaattatattaataataaaatgttctcattttttctttatttttcttttattttcgttaATACGTAATTacttaaaaaattctgaaaataaagagaaaagtaaaataaattatggCTTTCAAGTTTCATGTGAACATTTGTGGTCTGAACTGAAACTCTGAACTCAGGAGAACTCAAGAGCGATACCCTTTTTTTTAGTCAACTTCAAAGCTTCATTTTTGGTCTTGGTCAACGTCAAATTAATAAACTCAGATACAAACAAATGTTCTTTTTGGGCCTGACAAGATCCATGTAAGAAACTATTATGAAAGGTCCACCTAAGCATTATTGGACCATGCtactctttttaaaatttagaccaaagctattaccaaaaaaaaaatgaggACCAAAGctgaaaaataacataagaaaataATCTAAAAGAATGATTATCCAATCAACGGTGCGTCTTTAGGCCCGTTCTATTAAACAGACAGAAATAAGTTGTTGTTGGACAACTTAGAAAGACGAAAAAGGGTATTTTATTGGTCTATTGCTCTGATTATTGATGACGGTTATAAAGGGTATTTTAGACGTTTCGCCTGTCCCACGTGCAATTCAAGGCAATCAAGTTCAGTTACAATTGGAGTCGTCTTTCTCGCGCAGTTGCCACTTGCCTGATTCCCCTCAAGTCTGCAGAATTTACAAATCCAATTCCCATTTTCATCCGTTTTCTGATTCCTAATGAGCAACAATAATCAGAGGTTGTTGAACCCGAACTCGAACCCGAATCCGAATCCGAATCCGGAAAGGGTGCTGGCAATCCCAGTGAAGAAGACTGATCCGGTGGAGCTGTACCGACCGTTACGCGAGTTGGTAGCGAGAAAATACTCAGAGAGCGATGCAGAGAAAGTTGAAAGCGTTCTGGAAACCCTAAACAAATGCCGCAGCGACATGGTGGAGCGGGGGGACCTCTCCCTTCCCATGCAACGTGACTGCCTCATCCACTACTTCAAATGCCTCTGCATGGTTGAGCCACTCTTCATCGCTATCTCCTCCGACGCCGATTCCGAACTTATCAACTTTGTCTGGTACGACGCCTTCTACTCTGAGCATAATAATGGAGTCAGCTCGCAGCACAACAGCATCCAATTGGAGATGGCTGCTGTTGTCTTCAACATTGGCGCCGTATGCAGCCAGATTGGGGCCTCTTCCGACCGCACCACGGCCCTTGGCCGTCACCTTGCAATGGACGCCTTCAATGCCGCCGCCATATTCTTCTTGAAACTCTGGAAGGATCTCGTCAAGGACGTCTCCGCCACCCTCGACTTGACTCTCCTCTTCGCCGAGAGTCTTCACTGCCTCTTCTCCGCTCAGGCTTTGGAGCTCAAATCACAGCAACAACTCAAAGACAACAGCAGTTCGGCTTTCGAAAAATATAGATGTGCCGTTTCGTTTCAATCGGTCAGTTTTGCCCCTAGACtgattttacattttattttattttttttattttagattttcaatattatgatgatgatgatgatgatgatgatgtaggcTTCTGAGCATTATCAGAGAGCGTATGATCTGATAGTAGGTGATTCGGTTGCAACCGAGCATGTCCACAAATTTGACCAAACCTGGATAACTCATCTTCATCAGAAGAAGGAATTCTTTCAAGTGGAGGCACGTCAGAGGCTATCATCCGTCCAACCCATATCCCAGCCACTTAGATCATTCTCATCTATCTGTGCTCTTGATCATGATGCAGAATCTGTCAATGAAAAATTAGTTAGAGCGATTTGCTGGCGTGTGGACCAGTGGATGCCCAAGCTAGAAGGAGTATACCTTGACCTCGTCCTTTCCGAGGACAGCCCTTTCAAGATTATGGATGGTGGAAAGCTGGTAGCTAACCCATGGGACATGCCTCCTCCTTATCCAACGAATTTTGCAATCCCCtcgtcttcgtcttcgtcttcatCACATATTCTGGCATTGCCTTTGAAGAAGAGTGAGCCGTTGGACCTCTATGAGTCCTTGCGCAATTACTTTGTCCTCAAATACTCTGAGAGTGTGGCAAAGAGTGTAGAAGGCCTTCTCGAATTGCTAAACAAATTGCGTAGTGAAATGCTGCGTGATGACCTCTCTCTACCCTTGCGCCGTGACTGCCTCATCCGCTATTTCAAATGCCTTTGCATGATTGAGCCTTTGTTCCCCATGACTACCTCACCCAACCCACCTATCTTTGTTTGGTACAATGCCTTCAACCCACAAGAGAACTCTTCTCAGCACAACATCCATTTGGAGAAGGCCTCTGTTCTCTTCAACCTGGGAGCCCTCGGCTCCCACATTGCTCTCTCCTGCGATCTCACCACCATCCAAGGCCAGCGCATTGCCATAGACGCCTTACATGATGCTTCATATTGGTTCTTAATACTAACGCATGAGGCTGAGAAGGCATCTGCCACCATTGACTTGTCAATAAGCTGCACCCAGATGCTGCACGAGATAATAAGCGCGCAGGTTGCTGACTTGGAATGCAATTTTCCTCATCCCCGTTATGCATCAGTTTCTGCTGGATGTCCTGTATGAATCGTCATCTACCTTTTCGGTTGATCTTTTCTTAGcgcattttatttttgtcaatCTTGAtttcttgaattgtttgattGGGATAATGTAGGTTTTTGTGCTTTATCGGAAAGCTTTTGACATGTCGACATTGGGGCCTTTAGCTGAGACTCGTGTTCAATCCTTGATAGCTCAACATCTTCTGTCGATTATGAGAACCTGCTTTATTGAATTTGCTCCTAGTGATGTCACTGAACAATTTCTTATAGGGTATTGTAAGGCTGCACAATTTCTTACAGGGTATCGTATTCCAGTGGGATGTCAACCACCATGCTTGGACCTTCTCTCCAAGGCTGGCCCTGTCATGATTAAGGATGAAAATCTTGTGGCCAACCTTAGTGGCAGTGACATTCGCATTGGAGGAGATGAGCTCCCAGGAGACCACAGTAACATGGCCATAGACCAAAACTGAACAAGCTTTAGGAATTACctgtttattttcatttttaaattggATATTGGAATTTTGTTTGTTGATGCTAGAAGCCTAGAACTAAATTTGTGAATATATTATCCTCATAATTTTGTTTGATGATGTGTGAATATTTGTTTGTTGACGTGTGAATACTGAATATATTCCTTCTTATTTCTCATTAATTTGTAGTGATTTGTATGCCTCTGATCTTGTAGCCTTTATTAGTTATTGTTGTATATTGGCAGATAGAAGGTATCatattgttttcttttgttttagagATATAACAGAGAGAACAATGTATATATTTTGCTTGGTTCTCCAcaaattttgaatcaaatatttttgtcctaataaatttttattatttcaaaattttttacaaatattattGTCAGACAAATTGATCTTCCCATTACTTTTAATAAAGTTTTTGAAGACTAAAGTGTTTCCTTTGAACCAAAATTTGGTTGATTACTCTTTCCTAAATATGCAAGCATTTCCATCTGGTTGGCCATGAaagctttcattttctttctagtATCATTGTGAATGATCTTGGAAATAAAACAGTTGTGAAATTACTGAGAACAGTGACAAGGAATAGTCTCTCACTCTTTctctaatttattttctatttttccctTTGGAAAATAATAGATTAGGTATTTCCTTTGCTTGGAATGTGGAAGAGAGTACATCTTTGTGTcgttttattctttattataacAAATTTCCTCgtgttcttttcttgtttgagaatTGAGATTAATTaatcactctggttcaaaactATTGCTTCTATTGTTATTCAAATCCTTCAAAATTTATTGTTTGTATCTACACAATTTTCATGATGTGCTGCTACTAGATCCATTGATGAGTTCTGCACTGTTCATTGCGGTTTTCTTACCTAACAAGGTTGAAGGGTCACTGCTCATTTTGTATTGTTGGTAAACTAGTCATGATTAAATTTGTTTGTTGTCATCTGGTAGAGTAATTTCTTTTCTAATGATATCTGTTTATAGGAGAAAGGGTAGtcccaaattcaaagtaaaaaaacaaaaaagaaaggaatttctTCTCtgatattaaataattttcttgTCAGTtctttttatatgtataaaatcCAATCTTATTGTGTGTGGATGCACATAATTTCTTCTACTTTTTGGGATTCCCCACTTAGTCTTTCCCATTGTATTTTGTAAAGCAAAACTCTGCCAGTATCAACAATTGTATTAACCTTATTGATTTATTGCTTCCGTTGTCTCTCATTCAAGAGTGAaagaaatatatattttctttatttccttgATCTGATTCTAGAATATGTTGCAATGATTACttattttaacaatttatatgtatatatggccATTTGTAACTATTTAGTTGGGCCATGCTGGGGTAGCTATAGCATTTGGATATCTTAAATGCTAGCTTGCCTACTTGTGttatcttctctcttttttttttttgggaacatCATAACATCAAGAGTATCTTTTGATTTGCACTTCCCATCATTTGGTTATGACCTGCGTTTGGGCTATGTCTTGGTCACCATATTCTTCTGATGATTAAAGCTGAATGCTTTCCTAATAGGCTTCTGTATGATCTATGAAAGCATTGAAGATAGTctataaacaaaataaagtatATGCTAATGCCTTTCATGTTACTCAAGAATGAATTTTGCTCTCTGCCCTTTTTGCTCTTTGCGGTGGTTGAATTGTTAGAATTGATCAAACAAACAAACATGCAGTTACTAAGCTCTGTAAAGCACAAAATATCTTCTCAAAGGTGATCATCTATTGTAGCTGGGATTCAAACATGAGGACAAGATTATTTTTACTTTGTTGATGCATGTCTTGCAGCAGTAGCacaatctttttattattattattttatttgtagaATAATCAATTTTGTGGTTGGATAGAAAATATTAAACTtacatttgaatttgaatttgaatttttgtgAGATGATGACGAAGAAGAGAAAACACAGAGGACTGGGGTGAAAGAAATGCTGAAGGGGAGGGCTACAACAAGGAGAAAATCCATATAGAAGATGATTTTACTGATCCGGAGCCTGATTATGAGGAAAGCAAAGCAGAAACGGACTCAACAATTGGGTATGTTAAGGTAAAGCCATTTTCCAAATGGACCACGAATAAATTTTCTTCAGTGCCATTTTCTTTTTAATGGGTAGAGCCACAAGGTGGTTGAAGAAATTTTAGATATGTGATGAAGTGAGTTACCTCTGTGTGCTTTGTCTTCCTTAGAACCTACTACCAACATTTGTAACATTTTTTGTGTTCCCTGTGTTTCTTGAATTTATTGCTTGGTGAGTCTATGGTATGCTCCTATGTGTCCTTGAGTTCTTTGTTGCTTCTTTCTAGCATTCATTACTTCAATCTTCCATACTTGCTTCTTTGTCTTCCtatgtagattttttttttctccttttcaaTCTCGGCCATGCATGTTATTGTCAAGCTTAGGAATCATGTTTCCCGGTAAGCAATTCTTCGATTTCGGATTGATGTCTTAACTCTTGcccattttttctttctattttttgttcGATATAAACATTGAGTTGATTGTGACATctacaaattttaatttctttcatcTTCTCATTCTTAGATTTAAGGGTAAATGACAAATAAACTTACAc is drawn from Arachis hypogaea cultivar Tifrunner chromosome 12, arahy.Tifrunner.gnm2.J5K5, whole genome shotgun sequence and contains these coding sequences:
- the LOC112729548 gene encoding uncharacterized protein isoform X2 — translated: MSNNNQRLLNPNSNPNPNPNPERVLAIPVKKTDPVELYRPLRELVARKYSESDAEKVESVLETLNKCRSDMVERGDLSLPMQRDCLIHYFKCLCMVEPLFIAISSDADSELINFVWYDAFYSEHNNGVSSQHNSIQLEMAAVVFNIGAVCSQIGASSDRTTALGRHLAMDAFNAAAIFFLKLWKDLVKDVSATLDLTLLFAESLHCLFSAQALELKSQQQLKDNSSSAFEKYRCAVSFQSASEHYQRAYDLIVGDSVATEHVHKFDQTWITHLHQKKEFFQVEARQRLSSVQPISQPLRSFSSICALDHDAESVNEKLVRAICWRVDQWMPKLEGVYLDLVLSEDSPFKIMDGGKLVANPWDMPPPYPTNFAIPSSSSSSSSHILALPLKKSEPLDLYESLRNYFVLKYSESVAKSVEGLLELLNKLRSEMLRDDLSLPLRRDCLIRYFKCLCMIEPLFPMTTSPNPPIFVWYNAFNPQENSSQHNIHLEKASVLFNLGALGSHIALSCDLTTIQGQRIAIDALHDASYWFLILTHEAEKASATIDLSISCTQMLHEIISAQVFVLYRKAFDMSTLGPLAETRVQSLIAQHLLSIMRTCFIEFAPSDVTEQFLIGYCKAAQFLTGYRIPVGCQPPCLDLLSKAGPVMIKDENLVANLSGSDIRIGGDELPGDHSNMAIDQN
- the LOC112729548 gene encoding uncharacterized protein isoform X1 is translated as MSNNNQRLLNPNSNPNPNPNPERVLAIPVKKTDPVELYRPLRELVARKYSESDAEKVESVLETLNKCRSDMVERGDLSLPMQRDCLIHYFKCLCMVEPLFIAISSDADSELINFVWYDAFYSEHNNGVSSQHNSIQLEMAAVVFNIGAVCSQIGASSDRTTALGRHLAMDAFNAAAIFFLKLWKDLVKDVSATLDLTLLFAESLHCLFSAQALELKSQQQLKDNSSSAFEKYRCAVSFQSASEHYQRAYDLIVGDSVATEHVHKFDQTWITHLHQKKEFFQVEARQRLSSVQPISQPLRSFSSICALDHDAESVNEKLVRAICWRVDQWMPKLEGVYLDLVLSEDSPFKIMDGGKLVANPWDMPPPYPTNFAIPSSSSSSSSHILALPLKKSEPLDLYESLRNYFVLKYSESVAKSVEGLLELLNKLRSEMLRDDLSLPLRRDCLIRYFKCLCMIEPLFPMTTSPNPPIFVWYNAFNPQENSSQHNIHLEKASVLFNLGALGSHIALSCDLTTIQGQRIAIDALHDASYWFLILTHEAEKASATIDLSISCTQMLHEIISAQVADLECNFPHPRYASVSAGCPVFVLYRKAFDMSTLGPLAETRVQSLIAQHLLSIMRTCFIEFAPSDVTEQFLIGYCKAAQFLTGYRIPVGCQPPCLDLLSKAGPVMIKDENLVANLSGSDIRIGGDELPGDHSNMAIDQN